A genome region from Geminicoccus roseus DSM 18922 includes the following:
- a CDS encoding GNAT family N-acetyltransferase, producing MTITIRDLCAADHELMVRWTLDFFADLKATGDPYFQDAQMRREVVEREMTLPLPSDHLGVIALRDSRPAGYLTGRLERPFVRESPIWHVGHVGHVYVAPDHRRHGVAQALLAHAESWFRARRVGWMQLSWQPGNQLADAAWRASGFEPYRVHGRRRIDAVGGQEEPQG from the coding sequence ATGACGATCACCATCCGCGACCTGTGCGCCGCCGACCACGAGCTGATGGTCCGCTGGACGCTGGACTTCTTCGCCGATCTCAAGGCCACCGGCGACCCCTACTTCCAGGACGCCCAGATGCGCCGGGAGGTGGTCGAGCGCGAGATGACCCTGCCGCTGCCCTCCGACCATCTGGGCGTGATCGCCCTGCGCGATTCCCGCCCGGCCGGCTACCTCACCGGGCGGCTGGAGCGGCCGTTCGTGCGGGAATCGCCGATCTGGCATGTGGGCCATGTCGGCCATGTCTACGTGGCCCCGGACCACCGCCGCCACGGCGTCGCCCAGGCACTCCTGGCCCATGCCGAAAGCTGGTTCCGCGCGCGCCGGGTCGGCTGGATGCAGCTCTCCTGGCAGCCCGGCAACCAGCTCGCCGATGCCGCCTGGCGCGCCTCGGGCTTCGAGCCCTACCGGGTCCATGGCCGCAGGCGCATCGACGCTGTCGGCGGCCAGGAGGAGCCGCAGGGCTGA
- a CDS encoding carbohydrate ABC transporter permease, with protein MASVKANPVFAPPLGRGRKRSGVSTRQNGVAFLFLAPWVCGILVLTLGPILASLYLSLTNYDLFTAPVWAGLANYQRLFFEDARYYQALKVTFTYVALSVPLKLAFALGVALVLNRGLSGLGFYRSVYYLPSLLGGSVAIAIMWRQLFAYDGIVNEFLLQFGIDGPSWISNPVYALYTLVTLSIWQFGSPMVIFLAGLKQIPQELYDAAAVDGAGPWRKFLNVTLPLLTPIIFFNFVMQLINSFQAFTPSFIISNGTGGPADSTLFYTLYLYEQGFTNFQMGYASAMAWVLVAIIGTTTGLAFMSARYWVHYGDESR; from the coding sequence TTGGCTAGCGTCAAAGCAAATCCGGTATTCGCGCCGCCGCTCGGGCGCGGCAGGAAACGGAGCGGCGTCTCGACCAGGCAGAACGGCGTCGCCTTTCTGTTCCTGGCGCCGTGGGTCTGCGGGATCCTGGTCCTGACGCTGGGCCCGATCCTGGCCTCCCTTTATCTGTCGCTCACCAATTACGACCTGTTCACCGCCCCGGTCTGGGCCGGGCTGGCGAACTACCAGCGCCTGTTCTTCGAGGACGCGCGCTACTACCAGGCCCTGAAGGTGACCTTCACCTACGTGGCCCTGTCGGTGCCGCTGAAGCTGGCCTTCGCCCTGGGCGTGGCGCTGGTGCTGAACCGCGGCCTGTCGGGCCTGGGCTTCTACCGCTCGGTCTACTACCTGCCCTCCCTGCTGGGCGGCAGCGTCGCCATCGCCATCATGTGGCGGCAGCTGTTCGCCTATGACGGCATCGTCAACGAGTTCCTCCTGCAGTTCGGCATCGACGGGCCCAGCTGGATCTCCAACCCGGTCTACGCGCTCTACACGCTGGTCACCCTGTCGATCTGGCAGTTCGGCTCGCCCATGGTGATCTTCCTGGCCGGGCTGAAGCAGATCCCGCAGGAGCTCTACGACGCCGCCGCCGTGGACGGGGCTGGGCCGTGGCGCAAGTTCCTGAACGTCACCCTGCCGCTGCTCACCCCGATCATCTTCTTCAACTTCGTGATGCAGCTGATCAACTCGTTCCAGGCGTTCACGCCGTCCTTCATCATCAGCAACGGCACCGGCGGCCCCGCCGACTCCACGCTGTTCTACACCCTCTATCTCTACGAGCAGGGCTTCACGAACTTCCAGATGGGCTACGCCTCGGCGATGGCCTGGGTGCTGGTGGCCATCATCGGCACCACCACCGGCCTGGCGTTCATGTCGGCCCGCTACTGGGTGCATTACGGCGACGAATCGCGCTGA
- a CDS encoding sulfotransferase family protein gives MSLKIIGSGFSRTGTLQVKMALEQLGFGPCHHMTELLGDPKQLRCWQALAAGEDADWDQVFDGYTAQIDWPGAAAWYELSMAFPRAKVIHTERPAEEWWNSFRATTGKLLAVHPTIPMSQHGRRVMAMLEQWIVEPLFGGDPLDRERAITAYQRNNQRVRDLVRADRLLVLSPGDGWDPLCRFLQVPPPGTPFPRSHARAEFWAPYGGEPALAG, from the coding sequence ATGTCTCTTAAAATCATCGGTTCAGGATTCAGCAGAACCGGAACATTGCAAGTCAAGATGGCGCTGGAGCAGCTGGGCTTTGGCCCCTGCCACCACATGACGGAACTTCTCGGCGATCCGAAGCAGCTCAGGTGCTGGCAGGCCCTGGCGGCGGGCGAGGATGCCGACTGGGACCAGGTGTTCGACGGCTACACCGCGCAGATCGACTGGCCGGGGGCGGCGGCTTGGTATGAGCTGTCCATGGCGTTTCCGCGGGCCAAGGTGATCCACACCGAGCGGCCGGCGGAGGAATGGTGGAACAGTTTCCGCGCCACCACCGGCAAGCTGCTGGCTGTCCATCCCACGATCCCGATGAGCCAGCACGGGCGCCGGGTCATGGCGATGCTGGAGCAGTGGATCGTCGAGCCTTTGTTCGGCGGCGACCCGCTCGATCGCGAGCGCGCGATCACCGCCTACCAGCGCAACAACCAGCGGGTCCGCGACCTGGTCCGCGCCGACCGCCTGCTGGTGCTCAGCCCGGGCGATGGCTGGGACCCGCTCTGCCGCTTTCTCCAGGTCCCGCCGCCCGGCACGCCGTTTCCGCGCAGCCATGCGCGCGCCGAGTTCTGGGCGCCCTATGGCGGCGAGCCGGCCCTGGCCGGCTGA
- a CDS encoding sugar phosphate isomerase/epimerase family protein, whose translation MPGTPLTVFTKPWTEPLPALADKLASLGLDGVELAVRPGYQVEPQDVGRGLPEAARILGERGLKIVSIAGETDERTIEACGEAGVRIIRICAPIDLSVGYLASVDAYRRKFDALLPALERCGVAIGVQNHYGVHVGSAVGLLHMIGKYDPGQVCAVLDMAHCAVDGEPVAMAVDIVKDRLNGLVNFKSAFHHRVNGPEDEAVYKVHWTTHQHAGYSWRELVAALKNISYAGAFCLPAEYSSPAGKGQRMGDDVLPYLRADIAFLRGLMQDSGF comes from the coding sequence ATGCCCGGCACGCCCCTGACCGTCTTCACCAAGCCCTGGACCGAGCCTTTGCCGGCGCTCGCGGACAAGCTCGCTTCCCTCGGCCTGGACGGGGTCGAGCTGGCGGTCCGCCCGGGCTACCAGGTCGAGCCGCAGGATGTCGGGCGCGGCCTGCCCGAGGCCGCCCGGATCCTGGGCGAGCGCGGCCTCAAGATCGTGAGCATCGCCGGCGAGACCGACGAGCGCACCATCGAGGCCTGCGGCGAGGCAGGAGTGCGGATCATCCGGATCTGCGCGCCGATCGATCTCTCGGTGGGATACCTGGCCTCGGTCGACGCCTATCGCCGCAAGTTCGACGCCCTGCTCCCGGCGCTGGAGCGCTGCGGCGTCGCGATCGGCGTGCAGAACCATTACGGCGTCCATGTCGGCAGCGCCGTGGGCCTCCTGCACATGATCGGGAAATACGACCCCGGGCAGGTCTGCGCGGTGCTCGACATGGCGCATTGCGCGGTGGACGGCGAGCCGGTCGCCATGGCGGTCGACATCGTGAAGGACCGGCTCAACGGCCTGGTCAACTTCAAGAGCGCCTTCCACCACCGGGTGAACGGGCCCGAGGACGAGGCGGTCTACAAGGTCCATTGGACCACCCACCAGCATGCCGGCTATTCCTGGCGGGAGCTGGTCGCCGCTTTGAAGAACATCTCCTATGCCGGCGCCTTCTGCCTGCCGGCCGAGTACAGCAGCCCCGCCGGCAAGGGGCAGCGCATGGGCGACGACGTCCTGCCCTACCTGCGCGCCGACATCGCGTTCCTGCGCGGGCTGATGCAGGACAGCGGCTTCTGA
- a CDS encoding LysE/ArgO family amino acid transporter, translating to MSFPLLAPALQGLALGLGLIVAIGAQNAFVLRCGLARRFVLPVVLLCAVSDALLIAAGCLGLGTLIAGQPGLLRLVAAGGAAFLAWYGLAALRRALHPQALAAENGLPATLGRALATAAAFTWLNPHVYLDTVVLLGGISAQFPGIERLAFGAGAAAASFAWFLALGFGARALTPLFARPAAWRVLDLLIALVMFAIAAPLALSAWRG from the coding sequence ATGTCTTTTCCACTGCTGGCCCCGGCCCTGCAGGGCCTGGCCCTGGGCCTCGGCCTGATCGTCGCGATCGGCGCCCAGAACGCCTTTGTCCTGCGCTGCGGCCTGGCCCGCCGCTTCGTGCTGCCGGTGGTGCTGCTCTGCGCGGTCTCCGACGCCTTGTTGATCGCCGCCGGCTGCCTGGGGCTTGGCACCCTGATCGCCGGCCAGCCCGGCCTCTTGCGGCTGGTCGCGGCCGGCGGGGCCGCCTTCCTGGCCTGGTACGGCCTGGCCGCCCTGCGCCGCGCCCTGCACCCCCAGGCTCTGGCCGCCGAGAACGGCCTGCCCGCCACGCTTGGGCGCGCGCTCGCCACCGCCGCCGCCTTCACCTGGCTGAACCCGCATGTCTACCTGGACACCGTGGTCCTGCTGGGCGGGATCTCCGCGCAGTTCCCCGGCATCGAGCGGCTGGCGTTCGGCGCCGGCGCGGCCGCCGCCTCGTTCGCCTGGTTCCTGGCGCTGGGCTTCGGCGCCCGCGCCCTGACGCCGTTGTTCGCCCGCCCGGCCGCCTGGCGGGTCCTGGACCTCCTGATCGCCCTGGTGATGTTCGCCATCGCCGCCCCCCTCGCCCTGTCGGCCTGGCGGGGCTAG
- a CDS encoding DMT family transporter has protein sequence MAGGTVTDRDGVVERAAPFVFLFLWSGGYVAARIGIVDSTPITLVAIRFVLAAGLFVLIAFLMRATWPRGRQLAWVALVGLLSQGVYFVCGYLAFDQGIGAGTAALINALQPVITACVALPLLGERVRPAQWLGLVLGFSGVTLVIWNKLSLGLGTAAGAGFCAGAVLAATVGTLVQKRFCPVFDLWSGGAVQYLAAATFSVSMALLVETPMVNLTPSFAGVMAYLVIGNSLIAVSLMNLMIRKGEAARVTSLLFLVPGGAAALAWPVLGETFTPLSMAGMLSAAIGVWLAMGGAIRRRPLRIVAR, from the coding sequence ATGGCGGGTGGAACGGTGACGGATCGCGACGGAGTGGTCGAGCGGGCAGCGCCGTTCGTGTTCCTGTTCCTGTGGAGCGGTGGCTATGTCGCCGCACGCATCGGCATCGTCGACAGCACGCCGATCACCCTGGTGGCGATCCGCTTCGTGCTGGCCGCCGGGCTGTTCGTGCTGATCGCGTTCCTGATGCGCGCCACCTGGCCCAGGGGCCGCCAGCTCGCCTGGGTGGCGCTGGTCGGCCTGCTCAGCCAGGGCGTCTATTTCGTTTGCGGCTACCTGGCGTTCGACCAGGGGATCGGGGCCGGCACCGCCGCCCTGATCAATGCGCTGCAGCCGGTGATCACCGCCTGCGTGGCCCTGCCGCTTCTGGGCGAGCGGGTGCGGCCCGCCCAGTGGCTGGGCCTGGTGCTGGGCTTTTCCGGCGTCACCCTGGTGATCTGGAACAAGCTGTCCCTGGGCCTGGGCACCGCCGCCGGGGCCGGCTTTTGCGCCGGCGCCGTCCTGGCGGCGACCGTGGGCACCCTGGTCCAGAAGCGGTTCTGCCCGGTCTTCGACCTTTGGAGCGGCGGCGCCGTGCAGTACTTGGCCGCCGCCACCTTCAGCGTCTCCATGGCGCTGCTGGTGGAGACCCCGATGGTGAACCTCACCCCCAGCTTTGCCGGGGTGATGGCCTATCTGGTGATCGGCAACTCGCTGATCGCGGTCAGCCTGATGAATTTGATGATCCGCAAGGGCGAGGCGGCCAGGGTCACCAGCCTGCTGTTCCTGGTCCCGGGCGGGGCTGCCGCCCTGGCCTGGCCGGTCCTGGGCGAGACCTTCACGCCGCTGTCGATGGCGGGCATGCTCTCGGCGGCCATCGGCGTCTGGCTGGCGATGGGTGGCGCCATCCGCCGCCGCCCGCTCCGCATCGTCGCCCGCTGA
- a CDS encoding ABC transporter substrate-binding protein: MAKAISRRGLGRAAVLLAGGAMMSRWIPSASAQDQARIRFGGFVESQEQLKQTIAVLEAYMAQNPGVEIVPEFTSFSAFTDKLATEAAGGNAPDMFSVNVDLLAEYAQRGVVTSLDEYVPDPINLADYADGGIKASTFDGQLYAIPNDAIAPAIITNLASFQEAGIELPPPMFTWEALADVAVQLTEALGPRFWGLEDAGGNYIPCDIFLRSMGKSMFTPDHQFGFEPEDLARWYAYWQDLRDRGGVPPGDVQALASSDDPSTSGLVNGRAAMNITLTDSFAGFQALVSDELVLHLLPNGFEGGDMKQHHYSYAGNSTAVWSQSPHKDRIIDIIRFMHFDPKGIELYYRQSGMVPASSAGREALAKEGSEADRKIVDYLEVLQKDPAPPRYPGVTGMSGMLRRANEGVAFGQLTPMQAAEQFISEAKPRL; encoded by the coding sequence ATGGCCAAGGCGATCAGCAGGCGTGGACTGGGACGGGCGGCGGTGCTGCTCGCGGGCGGCGCGATGATGTCGCGCTGGATCCCCTCGGCATCCGCCCAGGACCAGGCGCGGATCCGCTTTGGCGGCTTCGTCGAATCGCAGGAGCAGCTGAAGCAGACCATCGCGGTCCTGGAGGCCTACATGGCCCAGAACCCGGGCGTGGAGATCGTGCCGGAGTTCACCAGCTTCAGCGCGTTCACCGACAAGCTCGCCACCGAGGCCGCCGGCGGCAACGCGCCCGACATGTTCAGCGTCAATGTCGACCTGCTCGCCGAGTATGCGCAGCGCGGCGTGGTCACCTCGCTGGACGAGTACGTGCCGGACCCGATCAACCTGGCCGACTATGCCGATGGCGGCATCAAGGCCTCGACCTTCGACGGCCAGCTCTACGCCATCCCCAACGACGCGATCGCCCCGGCGATCATCACCAACCTGGCCTCGTTCCAGGAGGCCGGGATCGAGCTGCCCCCGCCGATGTTCACCTGGGAGGCCCTGGCCGACGTCGCGGTCCAGCTGACCGAGGCGCTGGGCCCGCGCTTCTGGGGCCTGGAGGATGCCGGCGGCAACTACATCCCCTGCGACATCTTCCTGCGCAGCATGGGCAAGTCGATGTTCACGCCCGACCACCAGTTCGGCTTCGAGCCGGAGGATCTGGCGCGCTGGTACGCCTACTGGCAGGACCTGCGCGATCGGGGCGGCGTGCCCCCGGGCGACGTCCAGGCCCTGGCCTCCAGCGACGATCCCAGCACCAGCGGGCTGGTGAACGGCCGCGCGGCGATGAACATCACGCTCACCGACAGCTTCGCGGGCTTCCAGGCGCTGGTTTCGGACGAGCTGGTCCTGCACCTGCTGCCCAATGGCTTCGAGGGCGGCGACATGAAGCAGCACCACTACAGCTATGCCGGCAACTCCACCGCCGTCTGGTCCCAGTCGCCCCACAAGGACCGGATCATCGACATCATCCGCTTCATGCATTTCGACCCCAAGGGGATCGAGCTCTACTACCGCCAGAGCGGCATGGTGCCGGCCTCCAGCGCCGGCCGCGAGGCGCTGGCGAAGGAAGGCAGCGAGGCCGACCGCAAGATCGTCGACTACCTCGAGGTGCTCCAGAAGGACCCGGCCCCGCCGCGCTATCCGGGCGTCACCGGCATGAGCGGGATGCTGCGCCGGGCCAACGAGGGCGTGGCGTTCGGCCAGCTCACCCCGATGCAGGCCGCCGAGCAGTTCATCTCGGAAGCGAAGCCGCGCCTCTGA
- a CDS encoding helix-turn-helix domain-containing protein, whose protein sequence is MQHGEPTARTGSFGSYVRRLREERAAEGAGFSLRQVAGRCQITPAYLSRVERDEVAPPGEEALLRLAQDLGEDPDVMLAAAGKISADLRAAILARPLLFAELIRAIKTMPDHAVLRIVREVRDGDW, encoded by the coding sequence ATGCAACATGGAGAACCAACAGCCCGGACGGGCAGCTTCGGCTCCTATGTCCGTCGCCTGCGGGAAGAGCGGGCGGCGGAGGGGGCGGGATTTTCGCTTCGCCAGGTGGCGGGGCGCTGCCAGATCACGCCGGCCTATCTGTCGCGGGTCGAGCGGGACGAGGTGGCGCCGCCCGGGGAGGAGGCCCTGCTCCGGCTCGCGCAGGATCTGGGCGAGGATCCCGACGTGATGCTGGCGGCGGCCGGTAAGATCTCGGCCGACCTGCGCGCGGCGATCCTGGCCCGGCCGCTTTTGTTCGCGGAGCTGATCCGGGCGATCAAGACCATGCCCGACCATGCGGTGCTGCGCATCGTGCGGGAGGTGCGCGACGGCGATTGGTGA
- a CDS encoding glycoside hydrolase family 88/105 protein produces MPLSLVRLLGLAVGLAIGMVGAGAAQAAPVDWSLEVARAALTNEQGKPFSGASRAWHYTQGFYLHGIGLVYERTRDPRLLTHLKQWGARHVEPDGRIVQAPGGASVDLSTLDNLMPGRVLLQLWRLTGEQRYRLAAETIRQRLKDWPRTMDGAFWHRDDPNSRFASNVIWADGTFMFAPFLVEYGRLFPADGTTGRDEAARQMEIYGRHLQDPETGLIWHAYDQDRDFAWARLPAPRHSPVLWCRAAGWYGLSLVAVLEALPQGHPHRTALLNRLVSLMKGYRAHQSATEYGWRQVMDGPDVIQTAGGPLANFVETSCSAMHSYVIGRAVAAFGLRLPDFHLAAMGLQAVTEQVSLNFVPETGIFRATLAGAVRGTGIGAGPADYLNSASIVDDALQGLGAFLAMYESSLRQPPPGSVRIHVQAEAGKVTAPLHMVAFPNQAGVTLVAAPAGTNSLASVAAAGRDLIHIQLAKAGKYRLWGRFLAPSLARNSLWVRVDAGSWQLWDARPHGETLFWEPLRTGIGYARLVVLALAAGPHTIELANREGGTGIDRVLLTSAPTYVPDRSD; encoded by the coding sequence ATGCCCTTGTCGTTGGTCCGGCTGCTCGGCTTGGCAGTGGGGCTGGCAATAGGCATGGTCGGGGCCGGCGCCGCCCAGGCGGCGCCGGTCGACTGGAGCCTGGAGGTCGCCAGGGCCGCCCTGACCAACGAGCAGGGCAAGCCGTTCTCCGGCGCCAGCCGGGCTTGGCACTACACCCAGGGTTTCTATCTCCACGGCATCGGGCTGGTTTACGAACGAACCCGGGACCCGCGCCTGCTCACCCACCTGAAGCAGTGGGGTGCCCGGCATGTCGAGCCGGACGGGCGGATCGTGCAGGCCCCCGGAGGTGCTTCCGTGGATTTGAGCACCCTGGACAACCTGATGCCCGGCCGGGTGCTCCTGCAGCTCTGGCGGCTGACCGGCGAGCAGCGCTACCGGCTGGCGGCAGAGACGATCCGCCAGCGGCTGAAGGACTGGCCGCGCACCATGGACGGGGCGTTCTGGCATCGCGACGATCCGAACAGCCGGTTCGCCTCGAACGTGATCTGGGCGGACGGCACCTTCATGTTCGCGCCCTTCCTGGTGGAGTACGGCCGGCTGTTCCCCGCCGACGGGACCACCGGCCGCGACGAGGCTGCCCGCCAAATGGAGATCTATGGCCGCCATCTGCAGGACCCGGAGACCGGGCTGATCTGGCACGCCTACGACCAGGACCGCGACTTTGCCTGGGCGAGACTACCGGCCCCCCGCCACTCGCCTGTCCTCTGGTGTCGGGCCGCCGGCTGGTACGGGCTGAGCCTGGTCGCAGTCCTGGAAGCGCTGCCGCAAGGTCACCCGCACCGCACCGCCCTGCTCAACCGCCTCGTGTCCCTGATGAAGGGATACCGGGCTCACCAGTCCGCGACCGAATATGGCTGGCGGCAGGTCATGGATGGACCGGACGTGATCCAGACGGCGGGCGGGCCGCTCGCAAACTTCGTCGAGACCTCCTGTTCGGCCATGCACAGCTACGTCATCGGGCGAGCGGTCGCAGCATTCGGACTTCGATTGCCGGATTTCCACCTGGCCGCGATGGGCCTCCAGGCCGTGACCGAGCAGGTCAGTCTCAACTTTGTTCCGGAAACGGGAATATTTCGGGCAACGCTTGCCGGTGCAGTCCGCGGCACCGGCATCGGTGCCGGTCCGGCCGATTACCTGAACTCGGCCTCCATCGTCGACGACGCTCTCCAAGGCCTGGGCGCCTTCCTGGCGATGTACGAGTCCAGCCTGCGCCAGCCGCCCCCAGGATCGGTGCGGATCCACGTCCAGGCCGAGGCTGGCAAGGTCACCGCTCCCTTGCACATGGTAGCTTTCCCGAACCAAGCAGGCGTCACGCTGGTCGCGGCGCCGGCCGGGACCAACAGCTTGGCATCAGTCGCCGCGGCTGGCCGGGACCTGATCCATATCCAGCTGGCCAAGGCCGGCAAGTACCGGCTCTGGGGCCGCTTCCTCGCGCCGTCCCTGGCAAGGAACTCGTTATGGGTCCGGGTCGACGCGGGAAGCTGGCAGCTATGGGATGCGCGGCCCCATGGCGAAACGCTGTTCTGGGAGCCGCTGCGGACGGGCATCGGATATGCCCGCCTGGTTGTTCTGGCCCTCGCCGCCGGCCCGCACACGATCGAGCTCGCCAACCGGGAAGGAGGCACCGGCATCGACCGTGTCCTGCTCACTTCCGCCCCAACCTATGTGCCGGACAGGAGCGACTAA
- a CDS encoding SDR family NAD(P)-dependent oxidoreductase, protein MRGLNGKRAVVTGAATGIGRAIAVRLAAEGVQVAVLHHGQAELAGQVVSELAPASGAHLAIDADVASEAALENAFAQIRQAFGGLELAVANAATKRINDPSDYPAAAWDEVHAVNLRGAYLTARAYLRQRTGQAGAILFVSSVHEITPLEEDIGYAASKAGLAGVTRTLALAQARHGVRVNNLAPGGVLTPMNPTWTEGSAVLAEFEAAVPLGRAARPEEMASVAAFLLSDEASYVTGQTLVADGGVMWGPTRGGR, encoded by the coding sequence ATGCGCGGGCTGAACGGGAAACGGGCGGTGGTCACCGGGGCGGCGACCGGGATCGGGCGGGCCATCGCGGTCCGGCTGGCGGCGGAAGGCGTGCAGGTGGCGGTGCTCCATCACGGCCAGGCCGAGCTGGCCGGCCAGGTGGTGAGCGAGCTGGCGCCGGCAAGCGGCGCGCATCTGGCGATCGACGCCGATGTCGCCAGCGAGGCCGCGCTGGAGAATGCCTTCGCCCAGATCCGCCAGGCGTTCGGCGGGCTGGAGCTGGCGGTGGCGAACGCCGCGACCAAGCGGATCAACGACCCGTCCGACTATCCGGCGGCCGCCTGGGACGAGGTTCACGCAGTCAACCTGCGCGGCGCCTATCTCACCGCCCGGGCCTACCTGCGCCAGCGGACCGGGCAGGCCGGCGCCATCCTGTTCGTGTCCTCGGTCCACGAGATCACGCCGCTGGAAGAGGATATCGGCTATGCCGCGTCCAAGGCCGGCCTGGCCGGGGTGACGCGCACTCTGGCGCTGGCCCAGGCGCGCCATGGCGTGCGGGTCAACAACCTGGCGCCGGGGGGCGTGCTGACCCCGATGAACCCGACCTGGACCGAGGGCTCGGCGGTGCTGGCCGAGTTCGAGGCCGCGGTGCCGCTCGGGCGGGCGGCCAGGCCCGAGGAGATGGCTTCGGTGGCGGCGTTCCTGCTGTCCGACGAGGCATCCTACGTCACCGGGCAGACCCTGGTCGCCGATGGCGGGGTGATGTGGGGTCCGACCCGTGGCGGGCGCTGA
- a CDS encoding carbohydrate ABC transporter permease, translating into MTATLPAGSPGRRIILRPRRILMHLALCAGAFLMIYPLLWLFSSSLKPSNLIFADPGLWPSKLRLENYPDGWRGAALPFSVFFTNSFIVSTLAVIGNALSCSMVAYAFARLDFAFKRTLFALMLMTIMLPLHATLIPQYILFQKIGWVNTFLPIVVPKFLAVDAFFIFLMVQFIRSIPRDLDEAARIDGAGPIRIYWSIILPLLTPALVTTAVFSFLWTYEDFLTPLVYLSSMDLYTVPQGLRLFMASTGVSAWGPMLAMSVLSLVPLFIVFFVFQRRLIDGIASSGLKG; encoded by the coding sequence ATGACCGCTACGCTCCCGGCCGGCAGCCCCGGCCGCCGGATCATCCTCCGGCCGCGCCGCATCCTGATGCACCTGGCGCTGTGCGCCGGCGCGTTCCTGATGATCTATCCGCTGCTCTGGCTGTTCAGCAGCTCGCTGAAGCCCTCCAACCTGATCTTCGCCGATCCGGGCCTGTGGCCGTCCAAGCTGCGGCTGGAGAACTACCCGGACGGCTGGCGCGGTGCCGCCCTGCCGTTCAGCGTGTTCTTCACCAATTCCTTCATCGTCTCGACCCTGGCGGTGATCGGCAACGCCTTGTCCTGCTCCATGGTCGCCTATGCGTTCGCCAGGCTGGACTTCGCGTTCAAGCGCACCCTGTTCGCGCTGATGCTGATGACCATCATGCTGCCGCTGCACGCGACGCTGATCCCGCAATACATCCTGTTCCAGAAGATCGGCTGGGTGAACACCTTCCTGCCGATCGTGGTGCCGAAGTTCCTGGCGGTGGATGCGTTCTTCATCTTCCTGATGGTGCAGTTCATCCGCAGCATCCCGCGCGACCTGGACGAGGCCGCCCGGATCGACGGCGCCGGCCCGATCCGGATCTACTGGTCGATCATCCTGCCGCTCCTGACCCCGGCCCTGGTGACCACCGCGGTGTTCTCGTTTCTTTGGACCTACGAGGACTTCCTCACCCCGCTGGTCTATCTCAGCTCCATGGACCTCTACACCGTGCCCCAGGGGCTGCGGCTGTTCATGGCCTCGACCGGCGTCTCCGCCTGGGGCCCGATGCTGGCGATGTCGGTCCTCTCCCTGGTCCCGCTCTTCATCGTGTTCTTCGTGTTCCAGCGCCGCCTGATCGACGGCATCGCGAGCAGCGGCCTGAAAGGCTGA
- a CDS encoding LacI family DNA-binding transcriptional regulator → MAGIHDVARAAGVSASTVSNVLNGRDHRMRPETKARVLAAIKSLSYLPNVSAQQLKSGHSSAIGLIVPSTSNPFWGAVAHQVERAALALGYKVLICNAEREPAAEVRYAETLLASGVRGVILGSAPMSFEHFQGLAERGMVVAAFDRRSAGAESVVACSVTMDQELAGALATQHLIGLGHRRIAFISGPIATSSRIGRLAGIKTALARAGIPFDPSLVWQGRGISGFGDTEGSQLGRVAIRELLSRDDRPTAAITVNDMYAFGAYAGARDLGFRIPDDLSIVGFDDIVLSEIVQPALTTIRQPIATMAEAIVARLIRGVEGEAAEEGAEAHLEIKAELIVRASTAPAPTAQRRFDQRDEPARMTR, encoded by the coding sequence TTGGCGGGAATCCATGACGTCGCACGGGCGGCGGGCGTGTCGGCGAGCACGGTGTCCAACGTGCTCAACGGCCGCGACCACCGGATGCGCCCGGAAACCAAGGCGCGCGTCCTGGCAGCGATCAAGTCCTTGAGCTACCTGCCGAACGTCTCGGCCCAGCAGCTGAAGTCCGGGCACAGCAGCGCCATCGGCCTGATCGTCCCGTCCACCTCCAACCCGTTCTGGGGTGCGGTCGCCCACCAGGTCGAGCGCGCCGCGCTGGCGCTGGGCTACAAGGTGCTGATCTGCAACGCCGAAAGGGAGCCGGCCGCCGAGGTCCGCTATGCCGAGACCCTGCTGGCCTCGGGCGTGCGTGGCGTCATCCTGGGCTCGGCGCCCATGTCGTTCGAGCATTTCCAGGGCCTGGCCGAGCGCGGCATGGTGGTCGCCGCCTTCGACCGGCGCAGCGCCGGCGCGGAGAGCGTGGTCGCCTGCAGCGTCACCATGGACCAGGAGCTGGCCGGCGCGCTTGCGACCCAGCACCTGATCGGCCTGGGCCACCGGCGGATCGCCTTCATCTCCGGGCCGATCGCCACCAGCAGCCGGATCGGCCGGCTGGCCGGGATCAAGACCGCGCTGGCCAGAGCCGGGATCCCGTTCGACCCGAGCCTGGTCTGGCAGGGCCGGGGGATCAGCGGCTTTGGCGACACCGAGGGCTCGCAGCTCGGCCGGGTCGCCATCCGCGAGCTGCTCAGCCGCGACGACCGCCCGACCGCCGCCATCACCGTCAACGACATGTACGCGTTCGGCGCCTATGCGGGCGCCCGCGACCTGGGCTTCCGGATCCCCGACGACCTCTCGATTGTGGGCTTCGACGACATCGTGCTCTCGGAGATCGTGCAGCCGGCGCTCACCACGATCCGCCAGCCGATCGCCACCATGGCCGAGGCCATCGTCGCCCGCCTGATCCGCGGCGTGGAGGGCGAGGCGGCCGAGGAGGGGGCCGAGGCGCATCTCGAGATCAAGGCGGAGCTGATCGTGCGCGCCTCGACCGCTCCGGCACCCACGGCGCAGCGCCGCTTCGACCAACGCGACGAACCAGCGAGGATGACCAGGTGA